From one Agathobaculum sp. NTUH-O15-33 genomic stretch:
- a CDS encoding molybdopterin-binding protein, producing MKTVLVENAVGTVLAHDLTQIIPGEFKGSRFQKGHVVEESDIPVLLSMGKKHLFVLELGADDVHEDDAARRIAAAAAGPNIDLLPKGEGKVELRAACDGLLKIDVDKLEALIEDDEVMFAAIHENVMVRKGEQLAGTRVIPLFVKEAVVRRAESVGPFVEVKPLRPLKVGLVTTGSEIYHHLIEDKFGDILRRKFEALGSTVFEQLFADDDDQMIADCIGSLQARGADLIAVTGGMSVDPDDRTPAGIRRAGVQIETYGAPILPGAMFLLGYLGEIPVVGLPGCVMYHKVSVFDLIVPRLLAGERVTRKAVKKLGHGGLCRNCQTCTYPNCGFGKG from the coding sequence ATGAAAACCGTTTTGGTGGAAAACGCGGTCGGCACGGTGCTCGCGCACGACCTGACCCAAATCATCCCGGGCGAGTTCAAGGGGAGCCGCTTTCAAAAGGGCCATGTGGTAGAGGAATCGGATATCCCGGTGCTGCTCTCCATGGGCAAGAAGCACTTGTTCGTGCTCGAACTCGGCGCGGACGACGTGCACGAGGACGACGCGGCAAGGCGCATTGCGGCAGCCGCGGCCGGGCCTAATATCGACCTTCTGCCAAAGGGCGAGGGCAAGGTGGAGCTGCGCGCGGCGTGCGACGGGTTGCTGAAAATCGACGTGGACAAGCTGGAAGCCCTGATCGAGGACGACGAAGTGATGTTCGCGGCCATTCACGAAAACGTCATGGTGCGAAAGGGCGAGCAGCTCGCGGGCACGCGCGTGATTCCGCTGTTTGTCAAGGAAGCGGTCGTGCGGCGGGCGGAATCGGTCGGCCCGTTCGTCGAGGTAAAACCGCTGCGACCGCTCAAGGTCGGTCTGGTGACGACCGGCAGCGAGATTTACCACCACCTGATCGAGGACAAATTCGGCGACATTTTGCGCCGCAAATTCGAAGCCCTCGGCAGCACGGTGTTTGAACAGCTGTTCGCGGACGATGACGATCAGATGATCGCGGACTGCATCGGCAGTTTGCAAGCGCGGGGCGCGGATTTAATCGCGGTAACGGGCGGCATGTCGGTCGACCCGGACGACCGCACGCCGGCGGGCATCCGCCGCGCGGGGGTGCAAATCGAGACCTACGGCGCGCCCATCCTGCCCGGCGCCATGTTCCTGCTCGGTTATCTGGGGGAAATTCCGGTGGTCGGTCTGCCGGGCTGCGTGATGTACCACAAGGTGAGCGTGTTCGATCTGATCGTGCCCCGTCTGCTCGCGGGCGAACGGGTAACGCGGAAAGCGGTAAAAAAACTGGGCCACGGCGGACTGTGCCGGAACTGCCAAACCTGCACGTATCCAAACTGCGGCTTTGGCAAGGGCTGA
- a CDS encoding MOSC domain-containing protein translates to MATVTAVNISKQKGTVKHPVAEGLLKIDHGIVGDSHAGNWHRQISLLAQESIDKMTALGVPGLTPGKFAENLTTEGIVLHTLPVGTLLLIGPCLTEVTQIGKQCHQHCEIYQKIGRCIMPTEGIFVKVLSEGAVRAGDSIRVVTREEAGL, encoded by the coding sequence ATGGCAACCGTTACGGCGGTCAATATCAGCAAGCAGAAGGGCACGGTCAAGCACCCGGTGGCAGAAGGGCTGTTGAAGATCGATCACGGTATTGTGGGCGATTCGCACGCGGGCAACTGGCACCGGCAGATCAGCCTGCTCGCGCAGGAGAGCATCGATAAAATGACGGCGCTCGGCGTACCGGGGCTGACGCCGGGCAAATTCGCGGAAAACCTGACCACGGAGGGGATCGTGCTGCATACGCTGCCGGTCGGCACGCTGCTGCTGATCGGGCCTTGCCTGACCGAGGTGACGCAGATCGGCAAGCAGTGCCATCAGCACTGCGAGATCTACCAAAAAATCGGCCGGTGCATCATGCCGACCGAAGGCATCTTCGTCAAGGTGCTTTCCGAAGGCGCGGTGCGCGCGGGGGATTCCATTCGCGTGGTCACGCGCGAGGAGGCGGGCTTATGA
- a CDS encoding (2Fe-2S)-binding protein, protein MYEEKMRFELSINKKKRVVYVHPSLTLLETLRDELNLTGTKRGCDDSNCGVCTVLMDGKAVKSCTMFIPQAVGHEITTIEGLEGEDGLHPLQQAFIDHFAVQCGYCTPGMILTAKAILDENPNATEDDIREGLHGNLCRCTGYKKIVEAIEAVRDGDYGDYAAEWRETR, encoded by the coding sequence ATGTACGAAGAGAAAATGCGGTTTGAACTTTCCATCAACAAGAAAAAACGCGTGGTTTACGTTCATCCGTCGCTGACCCTGCTGGAAACGCTGCGCGACGAGCTGAACCTGACCGGCACCAAGCGCGGCTGCGACGATTCCAACTGCGGCGTGTGCACCGTGCTGATGGACGGCAAGGCGGTAAAAAGCTGCACCATGTTTATCCCGCAGGCCGTGGGCCATGAGATCACGACCATTGAGGGGCTGGAGGGCGAAGACGGCCTGCACCCGCTGCAGCAGGCGTTCATCGACCATTTTGCCGTGCAGTGCGGCTACTGCACGCCCGGCATGATCCTGACGGCCAAGGCCATCCTCGATGAAAACCCGAACGCCACAGAGGACGATATCCGCGAGGGCCTGCACGGCAACCTGTGCCGCTGCACGGGCTATAAAAAGATCGTGGAAGCGATTGAAGCCGTGCGCGACGGCGACTACGGCGATTACGCGGCGGAATGGAGGGAGACGAGATGA
- a CDS encoding XdhC family protein, with amino-acid sequence MKRIKQAVREMCAKGEPFALVSIREGSGSMPRHQGATMLVREDGGIEGSVGGGVLEARAIERARQLIAEGKSGEMPFDLSSADAANSDMICGGSGVLSIRFYDGTEQPALQRELAEIDDGKLVIFGGGHIARQLARIADVLEIPIVVVEDRSEFCSPERFPSAKRVIVETYDNIPEAALGEKDMAVIVTRGHLGDREALVWALRTRAGYIGMIGSKRKRDLMYEKLRADGIAESALARVHSPIGLPIGAQTPEEIAVSIAAELVAFRNGRA; translated from the coding sequence ATGAAACGAATCAAACAGGCGGTGCGCGAAATGTGCGCGAAAGGAGAACCCTTCGCGCTGGTCTCAATCCGCGAGGGCTCGGGTTCGATGCCGCGCCATCAGGGCGCGACCATGCTGGTGCGGGAGGACGGCGGCATCGAAGGCTCGGTGGGCGGCGGCGTGTTGGAAGCGCGAGCGATCGAGCGCGCCCGGCAGCTTATCGCCGAGGGCAAAAGCGGCGAAATGCCCTTTGACCTGTCCTCCGCCGACGCGGCGAACTCGGATATGATCTGCGGCGGTTCGGGCGTGCTGTCCATCCGGTTTTACGACGGGACGGAGCAACCGGCGCTGCAACGCGAACTGGCGGAGATAGACGACGGCAAACTGGTGATCTTCGGCGGCGGGCATATTGCAAGGCAGCTTGCCCGTATCGCGGATGTTTTGGAAATCCCTATCGTAGTCGTGGAAGATCGAAGCGAGTTCTGCTCGCCCGAACGGTTTCCGAGCGCGAAGCGCGTCATTGTCGAAACCTATGACAACATCCCGGAGGCGGCGCTGGGGGAAAAGGATATGGCGGTGATCGTCACGCGCGGCCATCTGGGCGACCGGGAGGCGCTCGTCTGGGCGCTGCGGACACGGGCGGGCTATATCGGGATGATCGGCTCCAAACGCAAGCGCGACCTGATGTATGAGAAGCTGCGGGCGGACGGGATTGCCGAAAGCGCCCTTGCGCGGGTGCATTCCCCGATCGGCCTGCCGATCGGCGCGCAAACGCCGGAAGAGATCGCGGTGTCCATCGCGGCCGAGCTCGTCGCGTTTCGGAACGGTCGCGCATGA
- a CDS encoding MogA/MoaB family molybdenum cofactor biosynthesis protein: protein MKIRTAVLTVSDKGSQGLREDKSGPAIVETLGELAEIVWTGVVPDERERIAQTLRELADAGGADLILTTGGTGLAPRDVTPEATCDAGQRMVPGIAEAMRAESLRITPRGMLSRGVAVTRGRTLIVNLPGSPKAARECLAVLLPALPHGIEILCGKAGECGAPA from the coding sequence ATGAAAATACGAACCGCTGTGCTGACGGTCAGCGACAAGGGTAGTCAGGGCCTGCGCGAGGACAAAAGCGGTCCGGCGATCGTGGAGACGCTGGGCGAGCTGGCCGAGATCGTTTGGACCGGCGTCGTGCCCGATGAACGGGAGCGGATCGCGCAAACGCTGCGAGAGCTCGCGGACGCGGGCGGCGCGGATTTGATCCTGACCACCGGCGGCACCGGCCTTGCCCCGCGCGACGTCACGCCCGAAGCGACCTGCGACGCGGGTCAGCGCATGGTGCCCGGCATCGCGGAAGCGATGCGCGCCGAAAGCCTGCGCATCACGCCGCGCGGCATGCTTTCTCGCGGGGTCGCGGTCACGCGCGGGCGCACGCTGATCGTCAACCTGCCGGGCAGCCCCAAGGCGGCGCGTGAATGCCTTGCGGTGCTGCTGCCCGCGCTGCCGCACGGTATCGAGATTTTGTGCGGCAAGGCCGGCGAGTGCGGCGCGCCGGCGTAA
- a CDS encoding GntR family transcriptional regulator: METGAKRLPKRRLLHQEVSQYIRQAILRGELKPGDRIVETKMAQLLGVSQAPVREAIRELEFSGLVEQKPYFGTYVKQITMQDMENFYRVRGALEKLGAHQACENMTDEQLAGIQRAMTEMERAGAKQDNDRYVQMDALFHDHIIAASGNSLLCKLWEQCNIKSWLFVGTALTQRNLSYLAARHRKIFERLQARDASGLEAAVQDHLEQLLSMMLENGQS; this comes from the coding sequence ATGGAAACAGGAGCGAAACGGCTACCCAAACGGCGGCTGCTGCATCAGGAGGTCAGCCAGTACATCCGGCAGGCGATCCTTAGAGGCGAGCTGAAGCCGGGCGACCGCATCGTAGAAACCAAAATGGCGCAGCTGCTTGGCGTTTCACAGGCCCCCGTGCGGGAGGCGATACGGGAGCTGGAATTCAGCGGATTGGTGGAGCAAAAGCCTTATTTTGGAACCTATGTCAAGCAGATCACCATGCAGGATATGGAGAACTTTTACCGCGTGCGCGGCGCGCTGGAAAAGCTGGGCGCGCATCAGGCCTGCGAAAACATGACCGACGAGCAGCTTGCCGGCATCCAGCGCGCGATGACGGAAATGGAGCGCGCGGGCGCAAAGCAGGATAACGACCGCTATGTGCAAATGGACGCGCTGTTTCACGATCATATCATTGCCGCTTCGGGCAACAGCCTGCTGTGCAAACTGTGGGAGCAATGCAATATCAAATCCTGGCTGTTCGTCGGCACGGCGCTGACACAGCGGAATTTAAGCTATTTGGCGGCCCGGCATCGAAAGATTTTTGAACGCTTGCAGGCGCGCGACGCAAGCGGGCTGGAAGCGGCGGTGCAGGATCACTTGGAGCAGCTATTATCGATGATGCTGGAAAACGGGCAAAGCTGA
- a CDS encoding FAD binding domain-containing protein: MSMRFEKYFQPKSVEECCALLGEYGKNARLLAGGTDVVPRIKMKLWQPSAVIGLMDIPELDAIAVSETGLTLGARANLRELSLSPALAEDYQVVREACGHVSSMQVRNIATIGGNACNASPSADAIHGLLLHDAAVVIAGADGAREMPLCDFFKGPGKTDLGETEMVVRFQIKKPAAHTGAAYKKYAIRGDSDISIVGAGARLTLAEDGTIADARVTLASVAPTPLRCREAEALLTGRQPDEALFAKAAEECAAHIAPITDQRATREYRVQMVRVWVRHALQEACERAKAR; this comes from the coding sequence ATGAGCATGCGGTTTGAAAAATACTTTCAGCCGAAGAGCGTAGAGGAATGCTGCGCGCTGCTGGGGGAATACGGCAAGAACGCGCGGCTGCTCGCGGGCGGCACCGATGTGGTGCCGCGCATCAAAATGAAGCTATGGCAGCCGTCGGCGGTCATCGGCCTGATGGATATCCCGGAGCTGGACGCGATCGCCGTTTCCGAAACCGGGCTGACGCTGGGCGCCCGCGCGAACCTGCGCGAGCTATCGCTTTCGCCCGCGCTGGCGGAGGATTATCAGGTGGTGCGCGAGGCGTGCGGTCACGTTTCCTCCATGCAGGTGCGCAATATTGCGACCATTGGCGGCAACGCGTGCAACGCGTCGCCCTCGGCGGATGCGATACACGGCCTGCTGCTTCATGACGCGGCCGTGGTCATCGCGGGCGCGGACGGCGCGCGTGAAATGCCGCTGTGCGATTTCTTCAAGGGCCCGGGCAAGACCGATCTTGGCGAAACGGAAATGGTTGTACGGTTTCAGATCAAAAAGCCCGCGGCGCATACCGGCGCGGCCTACAAAAAATACGCCATCCGCGGCGATTCGGATATTTCGATCGTCGGCGCGGGCGCGCGGCTGACGCTCGCGGAGGACGGCACGATCGCCGATGCGCGCGTAACGCTCGCCTCGGTCGCACCGACGCCGCTTCGCTGCCGCGAGGCGGAAGCGCTGCTCACCGGGCGGCAGCCGGATGAGGCGCTGTTTGCCAAGGCGGCGGAGGAATGCGCCGCCCATATCGCTCCGATCACGGATCAGCGCGCCACGCGCGAGTACCGCGTCCAAATGGTGCGCGTTTGGGTCCGCCACGCGCTGCAAGAAGCGTGCGAGCGCGCAAAAGCTCGCTGA
- the moaA gene encoding GTP 3',8-cyclase MoaA: MLDRFGREINYLRLSVTERCNLRCIYCREGNDCFTAENELTAGELSRIVSQMAALGVQKVRVTGGEPLVRQDLEQIIADIARHPTVRDLCMTTNAQGLEGRIRGLHRAGLMRLNISLDSLCKERYSKMTRGGHLSDVLGGIDAALACGMNLIKVNTVLVRGENDGEIDDFIRLAKEYPIDVRFIELMPIGRLGEDGTRRIPNAEVLAAYPALKRLAPRCPCQPSEDYAGEGFRGRVGFISPVSHKFCAVCNRVRLTSDGHLRMCLGDNTETDLRPALDGTDQTLGDTIRAAIWNKPRGHHFETLFHSQRAMNRIGG, from the coding sequence ATGCTTGACCGGTTTGGGCGCGAGATCAATTATCTGCGTCTGTCGGTGACCGAGCGGTGCAATCTGCGCTGTATCTATTGCCGCGAGGGGAACGATTGCTTCACGGCGGAAAACGAGCTGACGGCGGGGGAGCTTTCCCGCATCGTTTCGCAGATGGCGGCGCTTGGCGTGCAAAAGGTGCGCGTGACGGGCGGCGAGCCGTTGGTGCGGCAGGATCTGGAACAGATCATCGCGGATATCGCGCGGCATCCCACGGTGCGCGACCTGTGTATGACCACGAACGCGCAGGGGCTGGAGGGCCGGATACGCGGCCTGCACCGCGCGGGGCTCATGCGCCTCAACATCAGTCTGGATTCACTGTGCAAGGAGCGGTACAGCAAAATGACGCGCGGCGGCCATTTGAGCGATGTGCTGGGCGGCATCGACGCGGCGCTCGCGTGCGGCATGAACCTGATCAAGGTGAACACCGTGCTGGTGCGCGGCGAGAACGACGGCGAGATCGATGATTTCATTCGGCTGGCAAAGGAATACCCGATCGATGTGCGGTTCATCGAGCTGATGCCAATCGGCAGGTTGGGCGAGGACGGCACGCGCCGCATCCCGAACGCCGAGGTGCTGGCCGCGTATCCCGCGCTGAAAAGGCTCGCGCCGCGCTGCCCCTGTCAGCCGAGCGAGGACTACGCGGGCGAGGGCTTTCGCGGGCGCGTCGGGTTTATCAGCCCGGTGTCGCATAAATTTTGCGCGGTGTGCAACCGCGTCCGCCTGACGAGCGACGGCCACCTGCGCATGTGTCTGGGCGACAACACCGAGACCGACCTGCGCCCGGCGCTGGATGGAACGGACCAAACACTGGGCGATACCATACGCGCGGCAATATGGAACAAACCGCGCGGGCACCATTTTGAAACGCTGTTTCATTCGCAGCGGGCGATGAATCGGATAGGAGGATGA
- a CDS encoding nucleotidyltransferase family protein: MTGAVILAAGLSRRMGAFKPLLPLGGGTLIESAARRLREGGAARIVVVTGSRARDVERALAGMDLRFAHNPAFRETQMLDSAKIGLRALGECDEVFLLPADIPLFCPSLLQTLRQARAQTGADAAHPRMEGRNGHPLLLGPRAARAVLAHDGRDGVKGALAPLAVEACPVGDPGCLLDADTKADYERLLAFRAESVPAAYEIEALHDRFGSTEAIRRHCRAVERRALALAESPACAHLNKRLLAAAARVHDAARTKPQHAARLAQALLDLGYVRAAECVSVHMELPPAMWGTVSEATVLYLADKLVMEDRAATLDERFARAARRCAGNEQALLAAASRQRAAESIWNLISEVQQ, translated from the coding sequence ATGACGGGGGCGGTCATACTCGCGGCGGGGCTGTCCCGCCGCATGGGGGCGTTCAAGCCCTTGCTGCCGCTGGGCGGCGGCACGCTGATCGAAAGCGCGGCGCGCCGTTTGCGAGAAGGCGGCGCCGCGCGTATCGTGGTCGTGACCGGCAGCCGGGCAAGGGATGTCGAGCGGGCGCTCGCGGGGATGGACTTGCGCTTTGCGCACAACCCCGCGTTCCGTGAAACACAGATGCTGGATTCCGCCAAGATCGGCCTGCGCGCGCTGGGGGAGTGCGACGAGGTGTTTTTGCTTCCGGCGGACATCCCCCTGTTTTGCCCCAGCCTTCTGCAAACGCTCCGGCAGGCGCGGGCGCAAACCGGGGCGGATGCGGCGCATCCCCGCATGGAAGGCAGGAACGGACACCCGTTGCTGCTTGGGCCGCGCGCGGCGCGGGCGGTGCTCGCGCACGACGGGCGGGATGGCGTCAAGGGCGCGCTTGCGCCCCTTGCCGTCGAAGCTTGCCCGGTCGGCGATCCCGGCTGTCTGCTCGATGCGGATACCAAGGCGGATTACGAGCGCCTGCTGGCGTTTCGCGCCGAAAGCGTTCCGGCGGCGTATGAGATCGAAGCGCTGCACGACCGCTTCGGTTCGACCGAGGCGATCCGGCGGCATTGCCGCGCGGTCGAACGCCGGGCGCTTGCGCTGGCCGAAAGTCCGGCGTGCGCGCACCTTAATAAACGGCTGTTGGCGGCCGCGGCGCGCGTACACGACGCGGCAAGGACAAAGCCGCAGCACGCCGCGCGGCTGGCGCAGGCCCTGTTGGATTTGGGCTATGTCCGCGCCGCCGAGTGCGTGTCCGTGCATATGGAGCTGCCGCCCGCTATGTGGGGTACGGTATCCGAAGCCACGGTGCTGTATCTGGCGGATAAGCTGGTCATGGAGGACCGGGCGGCGACGCTGGACGAACGGTTTGCCCGGGCGGCGCGGCGATGCGCCGGAAACGAACAAGCGCTCTTGGCGGCGGCCTCGCGCCAGCGGGCCGCGGAGAGCATATGGAACCTGATAAGCGAGGTGCAACAATGA
- a CDS encoding MBL fold metallo-hydrolase → MEMLTPNVYTETKIRGCNPSIVFTSEGSVFIDTAQWLSTLLEMREFAKKRGPIKYLINTEGHIDHIFGNHWFAGESLVIGHEKLNEIFWTVAGDISDCYDYSVDVLERQDKAALPLMPKREEFIVNRPQITFREHMTLHLGDTVFELYHTPGHSTSQLCVHVPKEHVAFVGDTLFSGCQTWLHSADIGALLQTLDFLETLDVDYFVPGHGSVVDRSYIAEQRAFVYEWLSAVGSGIARGWDMDTCVKNISFADRYPVDIGQEEMMEYIQRTNVIRCYKYLTNTK, encoded by the coding sequence ATGGAAATGTTGACGCCCAATGTCTATACCGAAACCAAAATCCGCGGCTGTAACCCGTCGATCGTTTTCACGAGCGAAGGCTCGGTGTTCATCGATACGGCGCAGTGGCTGTCCACGCTGCTGGAAATGCGCGAGTTTGCCAAAAAACGCGGCCCGATCAAGTACTTGATCAATACCGAGGGCCATATCGACCACATCTTCGGCAACCACTGGTTCGCGGGAGAAAGCCTTGTGATCGGCCATGAAAAGCTAAATGAGATCTTTTGGACGGTCGCGGGCGATATCAGCGATTGCTACGATTACAGCGTCGATGTGCTGGAACGGCAGGACAAGGCGGCGCTGCCGCTCATGCCGAAGCGCGAGGAATTTATCGTCAACCGGCCGCAGATCACCTTCCGCGAGCATATGACGCTGCACCTTGGCGATACCGTGTTCGAGCTTTACCATACGCCCGGCCATTCGACCAGCCAGCTTTGCGTGCACGTACCCAAGGAGCACGTCGCCTTTGTGGGCGACACCCTGTTTTCCGGCTGCCAGACTTGGCTGCATTCGGCAGACATCGGCGCGCTCCTTCAGACGCTTGATTTTCTGGAAACGCTCGATGTGGATTATTTCGTGCCGGGTCACGGTTCTGTCGTGGATCGCTCCTACATCGCCGAGCAGCGCGCGTTCGTTTACGAATGGCTTTCTGCTGTTGGCAGCGGGATCGCGCGCGGCTGGGATATGGATACCTGCGTGAAAAACATCAGCTTCGCAGACCGCTACCCGGTCGATATCGGACAGGAAGAAATGATGGAATACATCCAGCGCACCAACGTGATCCGCTGCTACAAATATCTGACGAATACCAAGTAA
- a CDS encoding winged helix-turn-helix domain-containing protein, producing the protein MEHGGLRYSLKIRLRASETFFGPGLAELLLLVGESHSLNVAAHTMGMAYSKAWRIVKAAEAELRYPLLERKVGGVDGGGSEVTPRGRDLIARYQAFAAALAEEADRLFDRYFSGLDQTTEGETDGNRSETATQTAAAASGGQPVHPAGDP; encoded by the coding sequence ATGGAACACGGCGGCTTGCGGTATTCCTTAAAGATCCGGCTGCGGGCAAGCGAAACCTTTTTCGGCCCGGGTCTGGCCGAGCTGCTGCTCCTCGTTGGCGAGAGCCACTCGCTGAACGTGGCCGCGCACACGATGGGCATGGCGTACAGCAAGGCGTGGCGCATCGTCAAGGCCGCCGAGGCCGAGCTGCGGTATCCGTTGCTCGAACGCAAGGTGGGCGGCGTGGACGGCGGCGGCAGCGAGGTAACGCCGCGCGGGCGCGATTTGATCGCGCGGTATCAGGCGTTTGCAGCGGCGCTGGCAGAAGAGGCGGATCGGCTGTTCGACCGGTATTTCAGCGGCCTTGATCAAACAACAGAGGGGGAGACAGATGGAAACAGGAGCGAAACGGCTACCCAAACGGCGGCTGCTGCATCAGGAGGTCAGCCAGTACATCCGGCAGGCGATCCTTAG